In a single window of the Desulfocurvibacter africanus subsp. africanus DSM 2603 genome:
- a CDS encoding periplasmic heavy metal sensor: MNCKSLRIFALTGMAVLLSASLALAQTATHDHGSATDAGKAQVQAPALTPEQQAKFDKIMSEHQKKTHAVREDMWAKQTELNALSANPNTKPERISQLVAELKTLRAKQYAEREALNAALKKEGLPQIGMGMGRMGGCGMMGSQGMMGGKGMKHGMGMMNGKQMMHDPAVLGGRMQKAPSASAI; this comes from the coding sequence ATGAATTGCAAGTCGCTGCGCATTTTCGCTCTCACAGGCATGGCTGTCCTGCTTTCCGCTTCGTTGGCTCTGGCCCAAACCGCTACGCACGATCACGGCTCCGCCACCGATGCTGGAAAGGCCCAGGTCCAGGCCCCGGCCCTGACGCCGGAGCAGCAGGCCAAGTTCGACAAGATCATGTCCGAGCACCAGAAGAAGACCCATGCCGTGCGCGAGGACATGTGGGCCAAACAGACCGAACTGAACGCTCTTTCCGCCAACCCGAACACCAAGCCCGAGCGCATCAGCCAACTCGTGGCCGAACTCAAGACTCTGCGTGCCAAGCAGTACGCCGAGCGCGAGGCCCTTAACGCGGCCCTCAAGAAGGAAGGCCTCCCGCAGATCGGCATGGGCATGGGCCGCATGGGTGGTTGCGGCATGATGGGCAGCCAGGGCATGATGGGCGGCAAAGGCATGAAGCACGGTATGGGCATGATGAACGGCAAGCAAATGATGCATGACCCCGCCGTCCTGGGCGGCCGCATGCAGAAGGCTCCCTCCGCCTCCGCCATATAG
- a CDS encoding NifU family protein, whose amino-acid sequence MRERVLAALDMIRPVLRADGGDVELVEVTDTGVVKVRLRGACQCCTMSRMTLKNGIERTILKEIPGLTSVESV is encoded by the coding sequence ATGCGCGAACGGGTGCTGGCAGCCCTTGACATGATCCGTCCGGTCCTGCGAGCCGACGGCGGGGATGTCGAGCTCGTCGAGGTTACCGACACCGGTGTGGTCAAGGTCCGCCTGCGTGGCGCTTGCCAGTGCTGCACCATGTCCAGGATGACCCTCAAGAATGGCATCGAGCGCACCATCCTCAAGGAAATCCCTGGCCTCACGTCCGTAGAGTCCGTTTGA
- the gltX gene encoding glutamate--tRNA ligase, which produces MKRMVTRFAPSPTGYLHVGGARTAIFNWLLARHNQGRFILRIEDTDRERSTPEATQAILDGMSWLGLDWDELHYQSQRAELHNEYIDRMVASGHAYWCSCTPQQVDAMREKATAEGRKPKYDLTCRERGLGPGPGRCVRLKAPLVGSTGWTDLVKGHIAFPNEELDDLVLRRSDGSPIYNVAVVVDDITMGVTTIIRGDDHVSNTPKQILIYQALGAEMPEFGHVPMILGPDKKKLSKRHGATSVVQYQDEGYLPEAMVNYLLRLGWSLGDKEIFSRQEMVELFTTANLGSSPAVFDQKKLNALNAHYIKESAPERLAGLLLPFFAAKNLAADAAYVARIVPMFQPRAQTLKEMADKAEFFLLDDAALEYDQAAVQKFITEATKPHLAAIREGLAGLPDFSESAVEELLNAYVAEKGVSFKDIAQPLRVALTGKTASPGLHETIAALGRDKVLNRLEQALKL; this is translated from the coding sequence ATGAAACGCATGGTCACCCGCTTCGCGCCCAGCCCCACGGGCTACCTGCACGTGGGCGGCGCCCGCACGGCGATATTCAACTGGCTGCTGGCCAGGCACAATCAAGGCCGCTTCATTCTGCGCATCGAAGATACTGATCGCGAGCGCTCCACGCCCGAGGCCACGCAGGCCATCCTGGACGGCATGTCCTGGCTGGGCTTGGACTGGGACGAGTTGCACTACCAGAGCCAGCGCGCGGAACTGCACAACGAGTACATCGATCGCATGGTCGCCTCGGGTCATGCCTACTGGTGTTCGTGCACGCCCCAGCAGGTGGACGCCATGCGCGAGAAGGCTACCGCCGAGGGTCGCAAGCCCAAGTACGACCTCACCTGCCGCGAACGCGGCCTTGGCCCCGGACCGGGCCGTTGCGTGCGCCTCAAGGCCCCGCTCGTCGGCTCCACTGGCTGGACCGATCTGGTCAAGGGCCACATAGCCTTCCCTAATGAGGAACTGGACGACCTCGTGCTGCGTCGATCCGACGGTTCGCCGATCTACAACGTGGCCGTGGTTGTCGACGACATCACCATGGGCGTGACCACCATCATCCGCGGTGATGACCACGTGTCCAACACGCCCAAGCAGATTCTCATCTACCAGGCCCTGGGGGCGGAGATGCCCGAGTTCGGCCATGTGCCCATGATCCTGGGCCCGGACAAGAAGAAGCTCTCCAAGCGCCACGGCGCGACCAGCGTGGTGCAGTACCAGGACGAGGGCTACCTGCCCGAAGCCATGGTCAACTACCTGCTGCGCTTGGGCTGGTCCCTGGGCGACAAGGAGATCTTCTCCCGTCAGGAGATGGTCGAGCTGTTCACGACCGCCAACCTTGGCTCTTCGCCTGCGGTCTTCGATCAGAAGAAGCTCAACGCCCTCAACGCGCACTACATCAAGGAGTCCGCGCCGGAGAGACTGGCCGGACTGCTGTTGCCGTTCTTCGCGGCCAAGAACCTGGCGGCCGACGCGGCCTACGTGGCCAGGATCGTGCCCATGTTTCAGCCCCGCGCCCAGACCCTGAAGGAGATGGCCGACAAGGCCGAGTTCTTCCTGCTGGACGACGCCGCTCTGGAGTACGACCAAGCCGCGGTGCAAAAGTTCATCACCGAGGCAACCAAGCCGCACCTGGCCGCTATCCGCGAGGGCTTGGCCGGCTTGCCCGACTTCAGCGAGAGCGCCGTGGAAGAGCTGCTGAACGCCTATGTGGCCGAGAAGGGCGTCTCCTTCAAAGACATCGCCCAGCCCCTGCGCGTGGCCTTGACCGGCAAGACCGCCTCGCCCGGCTTGCACGAGACCATCGCCGCCCTGGGCCGCGACAAGGTCCTGAACAGGCTGGAGCAAGCCCTGAAGCTGTAA
- a CDS encoding DMT family transporter: MSRKRRVRRFISRGHSRMVYQGSHLPGISLAAAAAAIWGVSFVIPSLLMEWSPLEITLSRYFVYGLVSSAVFMRYRKQFAPLTRREWLRAASLAFTGFFMAYLLLTASIQEIGPAVPTLLMGATPVCVALFGNLIRREFPFTRLMPPLSVIFIGLLVVNLDRYGLSVESGTVAAGRVGGMALGLLEALASLAVLTWYFVDNLVFLRSHPHISPVQWSCALGLLLGLMSLTCLPLALLAGSGIEIAGRALLPFVMASLVLGIGSSWLGGILWNRACGLLPGSLAGQMIVFWPISGLVLTYLVESRLPTPAEALGAAMALGGVFLGVRATSRPVAVRHEPA, translated from the coding sequence GTGTCACGCAAACGACGCGTACGCAGGTTCATCAGCAGAGGGCATTCGCGCATGGTCTATCAGGGCTCCCATCTTCCAGGCATTTCTCTCGCCGCCGCGGCGGCCGCCATCTGGGGCGTCTCCTTCGTCATTCCCTCCTTGCTGATGGAGTGGTCGCCGCTGGAGATCACCCTTAGCCGCTATTTCGTCTATGGCCTTGTGTCATCGGCGGTTTTCATGCGCTACCGCAAGCAGTTCGCGCCACTCACCCGTCGGGAATGGCTGCGCGCCGCCAGCCTGGCCTTTACGGGCTTCTTCATGGCTTACTTGCTGCTCACGGCCTCGATTCAGGAGATCGGGCCGGCGGTGCCAACCCTGCTCATGGGCGCGACGCCGGTCTGCGTGGCCCTGTTCGGCAATCTCATCCGCCGCGAGTTCCCCTTCACCCGGCTTATGCCACCCCTCTCGGTTATCTTTATAGGTCTGCTGGTGGTCAATCTCGACCGCTACGGCTTGTCCGTGGAATCCGGAACTGTCGCTGCCGGCAGGGTAGGGGGCATGGCCCTGGGCCTGCTGGAAGCCCTGGCCTCCTTGGCCGTGCTGACCTGGTACTTCGTGGACAATCTCGTCTTCCTGCGCAGCCATCCGCACATCTCGCCCGTGCAATGGTCCTGCGCATTGGGCCTGTTGTTGGGCCTCATGTCCCTGACCTGTCTGCCCCTGGCTCTGTTGGCCGGCTCCGGGATCGAGATCGCCGGGCGCGCGCTTCTGCCGTTCGTTATGGCCAGCCTCGTGCTCGGCATCGGTTCCTCCTGGCTTGGCGGCATCCTGTGGAACCGGGCGTGCGGCTTGCTGCCCGGCTCGCTGGCCGGGCAGATGATCGTCTTCTGGCCCATATCCGGTTTGGTGCTGACGTATCTCGTGGAGTCGCGCCTGCCCACCCCGGCCGAGGCCCTGGGGGCGGCCATGGCCCTGGGGGGCGTGTTTCTGGGTGTGCGCGCCACAAGTCGGCCTGTCGCTGTCCGGCATGAGCCTGCCTGA
- a CDS encoding HD domain-containing protein, whose amino-acid sequence MAQPIKQAVDLCKTIMRNGFDAYVINAGLQQTLFAEDRPSEVDIATDMPLEELSRLFPNCGASQEGGVTGILVQDDTTFRFYAGGDEEAGHPETAVLKITPSIIRRMDGQGLTMNLTCAYTPSNGGSYAGFEDFSAGELKFSGLPDETLRHNYLLGIRALRFAANYQLKIEHNSWLAIVRGARRILDYVSVTDLMDEFSKVEAENLWLFFKLLFDSMILHGLIPEVAALSRITQAKTDAGQTEDVFAHTLEVMRRYPEELPYDWFGTLACLFHDVGKLYTAEHFEGKWNFYQHHKIGAKVTRKILKRLRMDPEDIDLICHLVRQHMRFHFMLTDRGIRRFKALDEYPRLIEIARADIKARGGNYTYFNHNMKYLERADVPEDMLEPLLNGREIMEHTGLKPGPAVGLIRDELLKAQISGEVADTASAIAYVKQYKDREMLS is encoded by the coding sequence ATGGCTCAGCCCATCAAGCAGGCCGTCGATCTGTGCAAAACCATCATGCGCAACGGCTTTGACGCATATGTCATCAACGCGGGCCTGCAGCAGACGCTGTTTGCCGAAGACCGGCCCAGCGAAGTGGACATCGCCACGGATATGCCTTTGGAAGAGCTCAGCCGCCTTTTTCCAAATTGCGGCGCAAGCCAGGAAGGCGGCGTGACGGGCATCTTGGTCCAGGATGACACGACCTTCCGCTTCTATGCTGGCGGCGACGAGGAAGCCGGCCATCCGGAAACCGCGGTGCTCAAGATAACCCCGAGCATCATCCGGCGCATGGACGGGCAGGGCCTGACCATGAACTTGACCTGCGCATACACTCCGTCCAACGGCGGCTCCTATGCGGGCTTCGAGGATTTTTCCGCCGGCGAGCTCAAGTTCTCCGGGCTGCCCGACGAAACCCTGCGCCATAACTACCTGCTCGGCATCCGCGCCCTGCGCTTTGCCGCCAACTATCAGCTGAAGATCGAGCACAATTCCTGGTTGGCCATAGTTCGCGGAGCCCGGCGCATCCTGGATTACGTCTCAGTCACCGATCTCATGGACGAGTTCAGCAAGGTCGAGGCCGAGAACTTGTGGTTGTTCTTCAAGCTGCTCTTCGATTCCATGATCCTGCATGGACTCATCCCCGAGGTGGCTGCCTTGTCGCGGATCACGCAAGCCAAAACCGACGCGGGGCAGACCGAGGACGTCTTCGCCCACACCCTGGAGGTCATGCGCCGCTACCCCGAGGAGCTGCCCTATGACTGGTTCGGCACCCTGGCCTGCCTGTTCCACGACGTGGGCAAGCTCTACACGGCCGAGCACTTCGAGGGAAAGTGGAACTTCTACCAGCACCACAAGATCGGGGCCAAGGTCACGCGCAAGATCCTCAAACGGCTGCGCATGGACCCCGAGGACATCGACCTCATCTGCCACCTCGTGCGCCAGCACATGCGTTTCCACTTCATGCTCACGGACCGGGGCATCAGGCGCTTCAAGGCTTTGGACGAGTATCCTCGGCTTATCGAGATTGCCCGCGCGGACATTAAGGCTCGGGGGGGCAACTACACGTACTTCAATCATAATATGAAGTACCTGGAGCGCGCCGACGTACCGGAGGACATGCTGGAGCCGTTGCTCAACGGTCGCGAGATCATGGAGCATACGGGCCTCAAGCCCGGCCCTGCCGTGGGCCTCATCCGCGACGAACTCCTGAAGGCTCAGATATCCGGCGAAGTGGCCGACACGGCTAGCGCCATTGCCTACGTCAAACAGTATAAGGACCGCGAGATGCTTAGCTGA
- a CDS encoding HD-GYP domain-containing protein, with protein sequence MNNLTINGSHTEEDVYTTSPAYIQITRGIFDRLPKFKLPFPLHASYDDTLKPVFGSRASDRLTREQYEVLSRMCSQGMLFLSRRDIGAYKDLLVENLDLAAGDPCLSGLERADILSRGITAKAGAFLEQPSPATLEAVHAGVLALTGCLHADRAAINPFFQLDGDQGLPWHGFKTMIFGLAAFQKIYEGRQGRRHLDDLALGLLLHDAGMTRIPGFVVKKPTSLQILEFEKVKRHPAMGVEILRAAGIQSVDTLNCVAQHHERLDGSGYPQRCKSGEITVLGRIAAVADSLAAMTTDRPHAKARGLAECLHELARDRRRYDNTVAKALLVFVLTELS encoded by the coding sequence ATGAACAATCTGACAATCAACGGTTCGCATACGGAAGAGGACGTCTATACAACCTCTCCGGCATACATCCAGATCACGCGGGGGATATTTGATCGTCTGCCAAAGTTCAAGCTGCCGTTTCCCTTGCACGCCAGCTACGACGACACGCTTAAGCCCGTTTTCGGTTCGAGGGCGAGCGATCGTCTCACCCGCGAGCAGTACGAGGTTCTGAGCCGGATGTGCAGCCAGGGCATGTTGTTTCTCTCCAGGCGGGACATTGGCGCATACAAGGACCTGTTGGTGGAGAACCTGGACCTCGCAGCGGGCGATCCTTGCCTGAGCGGGCTCGAGCGGGCCGATATTCTCTCCCGAGGCATCACGGCCAAGGCCGGCGCCTTCCTTGAGCAACCCTCGCCAGCAACGCTGGAGGCCGTGCACGCCGGAGTTCTGGCGCTCACCGGCTGCCTGCATGCTGACCGCGCCGCCATAAATCCTTTCTTCCAACTGGATGGCGATCAGGGCCTGCCCTGGCACGGCTTCAAGACCATGATCTTCGGCCTGGCCGCTTTCCAGAAGATCTACGAGGGTCGACAAGGCCGTCGTCATCTGGACGATCTGGCTCTGGGACTGCTGCTGCATGACGCGGGCATGACACGCATCCCCGGTTTCGTGGTCAAGAAGCCCACTTCTCTGCAGATCCTGGAGTTCGAGAAGGTCAAACGCCACCCGGCCATGGGCGTCGAAATCCTGCGGGCTGCCGGCATCCAGAGCGTGGACACCCTCAATTGCGTGGCTCAGCATCACGAACGCCTGGACGGCAGCGGCTATCCCCAGCGCTGTAAAAGCGGCGAGATCACGGTTCTCGGGCGCATCGCCGCCGTGGCCGACTCCCTGGCGGCCATGACCACCGACCGACCGCACGCCAAGGCTCGGGGCCTTGCGGAATGTCTGCACGAGTTGGCCCGCGATCGCCGTCGCTATGACAATACGGTGGCCAAGGCCCTGCTCGTATTCGTGCTCACCGAGCTGAGTTAG
- a CDS encoding PLP-dependent aminotransferase family protein, protein MRFATRMQTAQRSFIREILKVTADPQIISLAGGLPSPEHFPCAAFVEATRAELGDAGPACLQYSTTEGHPELRAFIAKRYERWGLNFSPDEILITTGSQQGLDLLAKVFLDPGDAVVVERPGYLGAIQTFSLFGVRFTPVELEDDGVDTAALEQVLRAERPKIYYTVPNFQNPSGVTFSQDKRVAVAEIMNGPSGEDTVLIEDNPYGELRFLGQDLPPIRKFMRKPSALLGSFSKIVAPGLRIGWIAADKEVIEQCVTVKQAADLHTSTFAQRVLARFLRDNDLDAHIEKIRKTYGERRQAMVEAIREHFPSQAKATEPEGGMFLWITLPEGCSSLALFDAAIQEKVAFVPGVPFYTDGSGERTLRLNFSNATPERITEGIKRLGRAIGRMLES, encoded by the coding sequence ATGCGTTTCGCCACCCGCATGCAGACCGCCCAGCGTTCGTTCATCCGCGAAATTCTCAAGGTCACGGCCGACCCTCAGATCATCTCTCTTGCCGGCGGTTTGCCCAGCCCGGAACATTTCCCGTGCGCGGCCTTCGTTGAGGCGACCAGGGCCGAGTTGGGTGATGCAGGCCCCGCCTGCCTGCAGTATTCCACCACCGAGGGCCACCCGGAGCTGCGCGCTTTCATTGCCAAACGCTACGAGCGCTGGGGCCTGAATTTCTCTCCCGACGAAATTCTCATCACCACCGGCTCCCAGCAGGGCCTCGACCTGCTGGCCAAGGTCTTCCTGGATCCGGGCGATGCCGTGGTCGTGGAGCGCCCCGGCTACCTGGGCGCCATCCAGACGTTTTCGCTGTTCGGCGTGCGCTTCACGCCCGTGGAGCTGGAGGATGACGGTGTGGATACGGCGGCCCTGGAGCAAGTCCTGCGCGCCGAGCGCCCCAAGATCTACTACACCGTGCCCAATTTCCAGAACCCGTCGGGCGTGACCTTCAGTCAGGATAAGCGCGTGGCCGTGGCCGAGATCATGAACGGCCCAAGCGGCGAGGACACCGTGCTCATCGAGGACAATCCCTACGGAGAGCTGCGCTTCCTCGGCCAGGACCTGCCGCCCATCCGCAAGTTCATGCGCAAGCCGTCGGCCTTGCTGGGCTCCTTTTCCAAGATCGTGGCTCCCGGTCTGCGCATCGGCTGGATCGCCGCGGACAAGGAGGTCATCGAGCAGTGCGTGACCGTGAAGCAGGCCGCCGACCTGCACACCTCGACCTTTGCCCAGCGCGTGTTGGCCCGTTTTCTGCGCGATAATGACCTGGATGCGCACATCGAAAAAATTCGCAAGACCTACGGCGAGCGCCGCCAAGCCATGGTCGAGGCCATCCGCGAGCATTTCCCGTCCCAGGCCAAGGCCACCGAACCCGAGGGCGGCATGTTCCTGTGGATCACCTTGCCCGAGGGTTGCTCGTCGCTTGCCTTGTTCGATGCGGCTATTCAGGAAAAGGTCGCCTTCGTGCCCGGCGTGCCCTTCTACACCGACGGCAGTGGCGAACGGACCCTGCGGC